In one window of Methanoculleus chikugoensis DNA:
- a CDS encoding cation:proton antiporter, which yields MESALSIELQVSLLLFLALAGYLLASRINQSATVGAILVGILVGPSVLGLITYTDFVAALAHMGAIILLFAIGFEFNLKDILTLRNGVISFFGVVVPWVGGYAVTILFGFDFATAVFVGTALTATSTAITANVLKEIGMLQTEAAKAIIGAAVIDDILSLLALSITLDLVAGGVAIGSFIQTIAIALAFVVVAGTVGVLVVRRLIQRMDASPLARQYRGFVFIFALMLAFLYALVADLIGLSGIIGAFLAGIAFSDVELRQSRSVKLGAEYFEVVFASIFFISLGVLVDIHALTAEIALFVAALTVVALVTKIVGCGLPARLMGMCREDSLIVGFGMAARGEVTMIIALIGLNAGFIDQGIFVACILMSLLTTLITPIVYRNWFFKGAYCTPE from the coding sequence ATGGAAAGTGCATTATCTATCGAACTCCAGGTGAGCCTCCTCCTCTTCCTCGCGCTCGCCGGCTATCTCCTGGCATCCAGGATCAACCAGTCGGCGACGGTCGGGGCCATCCTCGTGGGGATCCTGGTCGGACCGAGCGTGCTCGGCCTGATCACCTACACGGACTTTGTCGCGGCTCTGGCCCACATGGGGGCGATCATCCTCCTCTTTGCCATCGGGTTCGAGTTCAATCTCAAGGATATCCTCACGCTTCGTAACGGCGTCATCTCGTTCTTCGGCGTGGTCGTCCCGTGGGTAGGCGGTTACGCCGTCACCATCCTCTTCGGGTTCGACTTCGCAACCGCGGTCTTCGTCGGGACGGCGCTGACCGCGACGAGCACCGCCATCACCGCGAACGTCCTCAAGGAGATCGGCATGCTCCAGACCGAGGCAGCGAAGGCGATCATCGGCGCAGCGGTCATCGACGATATCCTCTCTTTACTCGCGCTCTCTATCACCCTGGACCTGGTGGCCGGGGGAGTCGCGATCGGGTCATTCATCCAGACGATCGCCATAGCTCTGGCCTTTGTCGTCGTCGCCGGTACCGTCGGGGTCCTCGTTGTACGAAGACTCATCCAGCGGATGGATGCATCCCCCCTGGCGCGGCAGTATCGCGGTTTTGTCTTCATCTTTGCCCTGATGCTGGCGTTCCTCTACGCATTGGTCGCCGATCTCATCGGTCTATCGGGGATCATCGGGGCGTTCCTCGCCGGAATTGCCTTCAGCGATGTCGAACTCCGGCAGAGCAGGAGCGTCAAACTGGGCGCCGAATACTTCGAGGTCGTCTTCGCCTCGATCTTCTTCATATCGCTTGGAGTCCTGGTCGACATCCATGCACTCACCGCTGAGATCGCTCTCTTCGTTGCGGCGCTGACCGTGGTCGCTCTCGTCACCAAGATCGTCGGGTGCGGTCTCCCTGCCCGGCTGATGGGGATGTGCCGTGAGGACTCCCTCATCGTCGGGTTCGGGATGGCGGCGCGGGGAGAGGTGACGATGATCATCGCGCTGATCGGGTTGAATGCCGGGTTCATCGACCAGGGCATCTTTGTGGCCTGTATCCTGATGAGCCTGCTGACCACCCTCATAACCCCGATCGTCTACCGGAACTGGTTCTTCAAGGGCGCATACTGTACCCCGGAGTGA
- a CDS encoding DUF7557 family protein, with protein MVTTIQLQPETKSRLDDMKLHPRETYDETLNRLLDMAYDPEPLSEESMKKIEEAFEDIRAGRVRPFEEYVREQDL; from the coding sequence ATGGTAACGACGATCCAACTCCAACCCGAGACCAAGTCTCGCCTGGATGATATGAAACTCCACCCACGAGAAACCTACGACGAGACGCTGAACCGTCTCCTGGACATGGCGTATGATCCGGAACCGCTTTCCGAAGAGTCCATGAAGAAAATTGAAGAAGCCTTTGAAGACATTCGGGCCGGCAGAGTTCGTCCCTTCGAGGAGTATGTCCGGGAACAGGACCTATGA
- a CDS encoding DUF3795 domain-containing protein: MTHLSPLLIAPCGINCGLCIGYLREKNRCPGCRTEDAGRLNAYCARCGIRQCEDRTGEYCYECAGYPCTRLKHLDRRYTKYRTSVLDNLREIREQGVTEFVELEKVRWTCPQCGNILSMHRDRCLHCGRTW; encoded by the coding sequence ATGACCCATCTCTCTCCTCTCCTGATCGCCCCCTGTGGCATAAACTGCGGGCTCTGCATCGGTTACCTGCGGGAGAAGAACAGGTGTCCGGGCTGCCGGACGGAGGATGCCGGCAGGCTGAACGCGTATTGCGCCCGGTGCGGGATCCGGCAGTGCGAAGACCGTACGGGGGAGTACTGCTACGAATGCGCCGGATATCCCTGCACGCGGCTGAAACACCTAGACAGGCGCTACACAAAATACCGGACAAGCGTGCTCGACAACCTGCGCGAGATACGGGAACAGGGAGTCACGGAGTTCGTTGAACTGGAGAAAGTTCGCTGGACCTGTCCACAGTGCGGGAATATCCTCAGCATGCACAGGGATCGCTGCCTGCACTGCGGTCGGACGTGGTGA
- the eno gene encoding phosphopyruvate hydratase, producing the protein MTEVDTRIRSIHAREILDSRGNPTVEADVILAGGVSGRAATPSGASTGKHEAVELRDGVKDRYGGKGVQKPVSRINGEIAATLQGMDASDQAAVDESLSDLDGTPNKRNLGANATLAVSMAAARAAAAAEGLWLWEYLGDPLKPLLPVPMMNILNGGVHANWQGPDFQEYMIAPYGAPSVAEAVRWGSETYHALKEILKARGYTTGVGDEGGFAPAVSTNTEPLDLIVEAIERAGYAPGQEIGIALDPASSAFYNDGVYNLRTEGLTLTAAEMVDRYRDLVAAYPVIVIEDGLAEDDWDGWRLLTKALGDRVELVGDDLFVTNVDRIDLGIRKGAANAVLIKPNQIGTVTETIAAVHLAQQQHWGAMVSHRSGETVDTFIADFTVAMQTGHLKTGAPARGERVEKYNQLIRIEEMAGDTARYAGRSGFVR; encoded by the coding sequence ATGACCGAGGTTGATACGAGGATACGATCGATCCATGCCCGCGAGATCCTGGACTCAAGGGGGAACCCGACCGTCGAAGCGGATGTAATACTCGCCGGCGGGGTGTCCGGGCGTGCCGCGACCCCGTCCGGCGCATCGACCGGGAAACACGAAGCCGTCGAGCTTCGGGACGGCGTAAAAGACCGTTACGGCGGCAAAGGAGTGCAGAAGCCGGTCAGCCGGATCAACGGCGAGATCGCCGCCACCCTGCAGGGCATGGACGCCAGTGATCAGGCGGCGGTGGACGAGTCACTCTCCGATCTCGACGGAACACCGAACAAGCGGAACCTGGGCGCCAACGCCACGCTTGCAGTCTCCATGGCCGCCGCCCGGGCAGCCGCCGCCGCAGAGGGTCTCTGGCTCTGGGAGTACCTGGGAGACCCGCTCAAGCCGCTCCTTCCCGTCCCCATGATGAACATCCTCAACGGCGGCGTTCACGCCAACTGGCAGGGGCCGGACTTTCAAGAGTACATGATTGCACCCTACGGCGCTCCGAGCGTCGCGGAAGCGGTCCGGTGGGGGAGCGAGACCTACCATGCGCTCAAAGAGATCCTCAAAGCGCGGGGTTACACGACCGGCGTCGGCGACGAAGGCGGGTTTGCCCCTGCGGTCTCCACGAACACCGAGCCGCTCGACCTGATCGTGGAAGCAATCGAACGTGCCGGGTACGCGCCCGGTCAGGAGATCGGGATCGCTCTCGATCCGGCGTCGAGCGCGTTCTACAACGACGGCGTCTACAACCTCAGGACCGAAGGGCTGACCCTGACCGCTGCCGAGATGGTGGACCGATACCGCGACCTTGTGGCGGCATACCCGGTCATCGTCATCGAGGACGGCCTTGCCGAGGACGACTGGGACGGCTGGCGGCTGCTGACAAAGGCACTCGGGGATCGGGTGGAACTCGTCGGCGACGATCTCTTCGTCACGAACGTCGATCGGATCGATCTGGGCATCCGGAAGGGGGCCGCCAACGCCGTCCTGATCAAGCCCAACCAGATCGGAACGGTGACCGAGACAATCGCCGCGGTGCATCTCGCGCAGCAGCAGCACTGGGGCGCGATGGTCTCCCACCGGAGCGGCGAGACGGTCGACACGTTCATCGCCGACTTCACCGTCGCCATGCAGACGGGGCACCTCAAGACCGGTGCACCGGCACGGGGCGAACGGGTGGAGAAGTACAACCAGCTCATCAGGATCGAAGAGATGGCCGGGGATACGGCCCGGTATGCCGGGAGGAGCGGGTTTGTCCGGTAG
- a CDS encoding ferritin-like domain-containing protein, whose amino-acid sequence MDTDEYRSIISNAIEREIESYTFYRTVREKVTDENLKNLFNELAGEESKHRKTLEALLLKEPGKLGFDTKRDYKVADTLDVPPLSADLKPLDGLVIAIRKELDAMQMYTQLAGLSVDPDQIELFESLASMERGHKARLEDIYTNRAFPEAW is encoded by the coding sequence ATGGACACCGACGAATATCGTTCTATCATATCGAACGCTATCGAGAGGGAGATCGAATCCTACACCTTCTACCGCACGGTCAGGGAGAAGGTCACGGATGAGAACTTAAAGAATCTCTTCAACGAGCTTGCCGGGGAGGAGAGCAAACACCGAAAGACCCTGGAGGCCCTTCTCTTAAAAGAGCCCGGGAAACTGGGGTTCGACACGAAACGGGACTACAAGGTCGCCGACACCCTCGATGTCCCGCCGCTCTCGGCCGACTTGAAACCGCTCGACGGCCTGGTCATCGCGATCCGGAAAGAACTCGACGCGATGCAGATGTACACCCAGCTCGCGGGCCTGAGCGTCGACCCCGACCAGATCGAGCTCTTCGAGAGCCTCGCCTCGATGGAGCGGGGCCACAAGGCGCGCCTCGAGGACATCTACACCAACAGGGCGTTTCCTGAGGCCTGGTGA
- a CDS encoding type II toxin-antitoxin system RelE family toxin, with the protein MIWRLLITAGAERDLNKIPEPDRKQIKDELYALADEPHPKSYVKKMKGHSRSPLYSFRVGQYRAILTIEGNTMIITLVEVGNRSKVYRKY; encoded by the coding sequence ATGATATGGCGACTGCTCATCACGGCGGGTGCCGAGCGGGACCTCAATAAAATCCCCGAGCCTGATCGCAAACAAATTAAGGATGAACTCTATGCTCTGGCAGATGAACCGCACCCCAAATCTTACGTTAAAAAGATGAAGGGGCACTCACGCAGCCCCCTGTACTCTTTTCGTGTTGGGCAGTATCGAGCGATCCTCACCATCGAGGGCAATACAATGATAATCACCCTGGTCGAGGTCGGAAACCGGAGTAAAGTCTATCGGAAATATTGA